TATGCAAGATTTGCTCAAGGCTGGGCAGCTGtttaattgagttagacaaggctgtggtcctagtgtgattagattgactagttttctgtaatgctcaaaattctccaagccaggcttcagcaatatgtgaaccatgaacttccagatgttcaagctggttttagaaaagaaagaggaaccagagatcaaattgccaacatccgctggatcatggaaaaagcaagagagttccagaaaaacatctatttccgctttattgactatgccaaagcctttgactgtgtggatcacaataaactgtggaaaattctgagatgggaataccagaccacctgacctgcctcttgagaaatttgtatgcaggtcaggaagcaacagttagaactggacatggaacagactggttccaaataggaaaaggagtccatcaaggctgtatattgtcaccctgcttatttaacttatatgcagagtatatcatgagacatgctgggctggaagaagcacaaactgaaatcaagattgctgggagaaatatcaataacctcagatatgcagatgacaccacccttatggcaaaaagtgaagaggaactaaaaagcctcttgatgaaagtgaaagaggagagtgaaaaagttggcatttttttggctccaaaatcactgcagatggtgactgcagccatgaaattaaaagatgcttactccttggaaggaaagttatgaccaacctagatagcatattgaaaagcagagacattactttgccaacaaaggtccatctagtcaaggctatggtttttccagtggtcctgtatggatgtgagagttggactgtgaagaaagctgagcgccaaagaattgatgcttttgaactgtggtattggagaagactcgagagtcccttggactacaaggagatccaagcagtccattctgaaggagatcagccctgggatttctttggaaggaatgatgctaaagctgaaactaatactttggccacctcatgcgaagagttgactcattggaaaaaactctgatgctaggagggattaggggcaggaggagaaggggacaacagaggatgagatggctggatggcatcactgactcgatggacgtgagtctgagtgaactctgggagttggtgatggacagggaggcctggcatgctgcgattcatggggtcgcaaagactcggacatgactgagcaactgaactggaactgggcAGCTGTTGGCAAGGATGACCAGGTTCACTTTGCCTTGTCTGATCATTTTCAGAGTCTCTTGTACCCCACCCCATACTTTTTCCACTTACCATAACCAGTTGGAGCCTAGAGTCGACCTGACTCCAGCggcttttccatcttttttgCTGCCCTGTCTTCCTGCCTAAAGAGCTGGATGGCCTCTGACTGAGAGCCGCTACCAAGATGGCTGGGGAGCAAGAAAGAGCTTGTATGTATTTAAAGGAACACAGCCTGCCTGGGAGAGGGAACATGGGAGGTGTGCACTGGTCTGAGGCAAGGGAAAGGATTTGGGAGGAAGGAAACAACTATGGGAAGCCCTCAGTGACTCTTTAAGCGCAGAGTGTTTAAAAAGCCATTTTCTGAAATGTATTTACATTATAATGGGATGTGTGgagatttaaatattttgagattaaGTGTTTGCAGAagtcattatttttaagaaattaaatttcttaACCTCTTGAATTTTCAGATTTAAAGAACCCTTTTGCGGAAGGAACCTATTCACTCATAGGGTTTCAGAATGTCGAGTACTGTGTCCTACTGGATTCTCAGTTCTGCAAGGAAGACCATTGCCACATTACAGGGGGGACAACGTTTATATTCAAGGTATGCCTCAAATAGGATTAAATCAAAAGGGAGACTCTTTCCCCAGGGGCCAGCCACCCTAAAAGACCATGCCGCTGCATGTGGTGGCATTGCTCTGCAGAAAGCCTACAGACACACATCAACGGAGGAAGAGGACTTCCACTTGCAGCTCAGCCCGGAGCAGGTAAATGAAGTGCTGAGAGCTGGTGAGTCGGCCCATAAGATTCTTGACCTTGTCAGCAGAGCTCCAGATTCAGTGTTACGATTTGAGAGCAACCAGCTAGCTGCCAATTCCCCAGTGGAGGACCGGGGAGGTATAGCTGCCTGCCTGCAGACCAATGGACTGCTGTTTGGCATCTTCGATGGACATGGTGGCCACGCATGTGCTCAAGCAGTGAGCGAGAGGCTCTTCTACTATGTGGCTGTGTCACTAATGTCCCAGCAGACTCTGGAGCAAATGGAGGAGGCCATGGAAAGCATGAAGCCCCTGCTGCCCATCCTTCAGTGGCTCAAGCACCCAGGGGACAGTATCTACAAGGATGTCACGTCGGTGCACCTTGATCACCTCCGCGTCTACTGGCAGGAGCTGCTGAACCTGCAGATGGAAATGGGGCTGAACACTGAGGAAGCATTAATGTACTCCTTCCAGAGACTGGATTCTGACATCTCGCTAGAGATCCAGGCTCCCCTTGAAGATGAAATGACCAGGAACCTTTCACTCCAGGTTGCTTTCTCAGGGGCAACGGCTTGCCTGGCCCACATTGATGGGGTTCACTTGCACGTGGCAAACGCTGGTGACTGCCGGGCCATCCTTGGTGTCCAGGAAGACAACGGCATGTGGTCTTGTCTGCCCCTCACCCAGGACCACAATGCCTGGAACCCAGCCGAGCTGTCACGGCTGAAGAGGGAGCATCCTGAGTCCGAGGACAAGACGGTCATCATGGAAAACAGGCTGCTGGGAGTCCTCATGCCCTGCAGGGCCTTTGGGGACGTCCAGCTGAAGTGGAGTAAAGAGCTGCAGCGTGGTGTCCTGCAGCGGGGCTTCGACACCGAGGCCCTCAACATCTACCAGTTCACCCCCCCGCACTACTACACCCCACCTTACCTGACGGCCAGGCCAGAGGTCACCTACCACAGGCTGAGGCCACAGGATAAGTTCCTCGTGCTGGCCTCTGATGGCCTGTGGGACGTGCTGGGCAACGAGGATGTGGTGAGGCTGGTGGTGGAGCACCTGGCTGAAGAGGGTCAGCACAAGCCAGACCTGGCCCAGAAACCCACCAACCTGGGACTCATGCAGAGCCTGCTGCAGCAGAGGAAAGCCCAGGGGCTCCATGCAGCGGACCAAAACGCAGCCACACGTCTGATCAGATACGCCATAGGAAACAACGAATATGGGGAGATGGAGCCTGAGCGGCTGTCGGCGATGCTGACCTTGCCGGAGGACTTGGCAAGGATGTACAGGGATGACATCACAGTCACCGTGGTGTATTTCAACTCAGACTCAATTGGTGCATCTTCCAAGGGGAGTTAAGAGTCTCCCACCCTGTTGCCAAGGTTAACTTCAGTGTTATTCTGAGACATTTTCCCTTACTCGGAACCTGGCTCTTTAGACCCTATGGTTGAAGGGCAGGTGGATCGATGCAGCTTGCTTAATTATAGACTAATGTGAGGAAAAAACAGCCttggattaaaaacaaaatctagtGATTTTATGTGCCTGCGTGTTTTGGTCACCTCTTCTACGCAGAGAGGGTGGAGCACAGAGACGATCGACTTTCTTGGGCTCGTGTAACCCAAGTCCTTTTATAAAGACACTGTTAAAACTGTCAACCTGAGCCTGGAAAGGGTAAATTTAATTATGGTTCTAAGAATATGAAGAAGTCCAGGATCTTCTGCGCTCTTGCTGCAAAATCTGGAGACTTGATAATTCTGTGTGTAATCATGGACTGCTACACTATGAagggaagtttttgttttttattctgaaGTTACTAAGGACCTAGGTTTACAAAGCATATTACAGGACACTTTTCTATGCAATAGTCTAACTTGTGTATGTGTTTAGTTGTGAAAATTAATGCTGCATTCTAGTTCTGATTTAGTTTATGTTAAAATTGAGTCCTCAAACTTGCCAAACAGGCGTGCTGTGAGCGAGCATGCTTGGAATGAGTTTTCTTGGTTTTTCGGCTGAGGGTGAAGGTGGCCAGGCCTCTGGACCAGCTGAATTTGTGTAGCTTTCAAGCCCTTCTTCTGTGTCCCACCCCTTGAACCTTTGAGCCATGCTAGGAGGTAACTTCTGTCTGAGCCTTAACTCCTGGCTTTTCCTTCATTAATAAAATTTCCTCCAGTGTTCAGTAAATCTCTGCAGATTTACTCATAGTACTTAGCCTTTCTGATTATACTTCTCAAACATTCCTCTAATTCCTCCTAATGCTCCTTCCCCCACTGCTATGTTGAACTCAGTCACCCCGCTGACTGTGCAGTACTGTCTAGAAAGAATGCTCTCACTTCACATGGTTGCAGGGAAGCAGGAAATTCAAGACTGCATGTGGTAATCGTGACAGTTTAGGCAGGACTGGCTTATGCAGTGGATTCTAGACTTTGAGATTCAGCTTGAATCTGGAGAGGTAAAAATGTGAAGGACCTGAGAACAGTTGCTAACCAAGGCTCCCTGGCTGCATCCccaggggtggtggggaggagggagtggggagattttttttcagatggGACACTTGCCCATAGACTAGTGGGATAAATGGCCACTGCTACTCCTCGGTAATTAGGCCTTATTTAGTATAGGAGTTGGGCAAAAAACAGTGTAACCTGTAGTAGCTTCTGTGGGCTGCACAGTCTGTGTTTATTGGGAAATTAAACCATAGGGATCTTTTTTAGGAGGATGAATTTCATGTTCTGAAATTGCTGTAGTTAAACAGGAAGTGTGTCTCTAGATGGAAACAAATATAAACCTGCagaactgactttattttcctgtacTATCTTCCTGTTGATGGTTCCCCTCATCTCACCCCCTTGAGCCACCcactgaaaagaaagcaaaatagctAGGTATGACTTTCACATTCAGGACAAGGGACATTCAAGTGTTGAGACAGCTTAGGGATGTTTCCCTGTACGTTAATAGTGATATTGCTTTGTCTAAGAAATTCTCTTCTGAGTGCTTAAGCCTGTGTCCTTTTATTCTGAAAAATCTTAACTGAAATAAAACCTGAATCCCTATCATTTAGCTTGCATGAAGTTTCATTACTAGAGCCAAACACTACTTGTCTGAAATCCTTCTTTATGCCAGCTAAACCCTGGCACACCCTCAGAGCATTTACTGGGGTTACAGTGTCTGAATTCTGTTTTGGAGCCTCGCATGGGCTCTTAAATATACTTGATTAACTTGTGGAACAGCTGAGAGAATACAGACTTCCAACCTATTCCTTCAAGGGTGTCTGTGTTTTTTCTCAGCCTAATAGATTTGCTTTCTAATTGGCATattgagagagaagaaaggctgGTTTATTGCCTGCCGTTTATCCACTGTGAACTCTGCCATGAATGCTTCGAGGAGCAGCTCCTCCTGGTTAACCCcagtgtgtctgactccctgATTACAATTTTGGTGTCACTGGCCTGAGGCACATGGGCTACCACTTGAGGATGATAGTAGAATTTGAGAGGGGGTTGGTGGTACTTGTCAGGTCTTCTGAAATACGTATCATTCCTTCTATGTAAAGATTTTGATATAGAGACTtgtaaaatgaactaaaaaatgAGATTGTTTAAGATTTCACTTATGAATAAACTATGCTTTATTGGTCCTTTAAACTGCATATTTATTTTAGGTAAGAAATGTTGGTAATATTGGCATACTTTAGatattgttaaataaataataccGTTCTGCTGTTTCTGGGGATTGATCAGAATGGATAGAGAAGTTCTAAGTTCAAGTTAGTATGTTAGGTTATGTGTTCAGTTTTCTGAGATGCTGTTTGGAACATTAGAGCTAATTTATTATAATGAAAGTGTAAACTTTGAGGTATGTTAACATTTTCCCCAGAAGTATGATTGGCCTAAAAGGTCGACAAGAAAACGTTCAGAATGAGTCTGGCTTGACTTGTTCATCCATCAGTCCCTAGTGACCTATTTTTCATTCGACAGTTTTGGAATTCCGCATTTCCCAGGTTAAACCGGGATATTCTGGAAATGAGCTATCCTAGTCTCATTGTAAGTGGTTCATTTGCCTCTGAACGTGGCTCTCATCGCAGAGGAAGCCCTGGTGTGGCTTTGGGGCTAGGAATAAAGGCTGGTGGCACGGCTTTGTCCTGTGAGCTCCCACATGTGTCACCAAGTGCAAAACACAGGTGGCTTGCAGTGTGACCATCTCCTGAGCAGGCTCGAGGCTCTTTCCCTGACACCTTAGGCACCTAACATTTAACTAGCctcctgaaaaatattttgtatcaAGCATTTACCTGGAAAAATTAACCatgttatttaatatttactgatATTTGTACACTGTATACCAATGTTCTTTTTGACATTGATTTTCGCACCATGAGAGATATTTAAGTGAAACTTGTAAATAAAAGAGGCAAAATGAGATTTGGCTTCTTTCGGTTTTGAACATTTGTATTTGTAAGGTCCTTAGGGTACTAGATTAGGCCAGCCTTTGTTTCACGACCTGTATCTAGCCACGGAAGATTTTAGTTTGTTCAGGAGTCCACCCGAGGGACTTCTCTGGTCTGGTgactgcctcccagtgcaggcagtgcaggtttgatccttggctggggagctaagatcccacatgccttggggccaaaaatccaaaacatgaaACGAGCAGTACTGTAACAAATgtgataaagactttaaaaatgttccacatcaaaaaaaaaaaaaggctacccTAAAGAAGTTTTCTCTGCCAATTTTTGGTGTCTGCTAGCCACACAGGGATGGGGaaccctagtgggctgccgtctatggggttgcacagagtcggacacgactgacgcgacttagcagcagcggcagcagcagcagccacacagGAAGTCCTTGCTTAGTGTTAACTTGTATGGAGagctgaaaagaaggaaaagagaggctTTTGTTGTGACTGTCTCCACACACTCAGGGCTGAGGCTTGCTGGGGCTTCACATTATTTAACTGGCCTTGTAAAACCAGcttctttgttaattttaaatTCAGAGCCAGCTTTGGGGAAAGATCTACCCAGCTCCTTGAAGTGTCCACTTGATCCCACCTCCACTGACTGAGCCATATCTCATTGCCTCTGAGTGATACAACTCACAAAGACCACTCTGATGGGTACttcttaaaatgcaaatacaaCTATTAGGTTGGTAATTTTAGTGTGGGCTATTGTcgttaattggaaaagaccctaatgctgggaaagattgaaggcaggagaagggggtgacaggatgagatggttggacggcatcacctactcaatggacatgggtttgagcaaactcctggagatggtgaagggcaggggagactggtgtgctgcagcccatggggtcacaaagagtcgatacatcttagcaactgaataacaacaaagggTGGTTAAACTGGGCCTTGAAGGGCAGCTTTGAGGGAGAGAAAGGTGAAAATAATGGAGCTGTTTCCTGCTTTGTAACATGATAAAAACAGGCCCAGAGGCTTGAAAACTTCCTGACACTACAATAGGGCACAGATTTGAACTGAGTCCACTGCCCCAAGCACTTGTCCCAATGCTGGCCTTTCAGAAAGGGAAAATGCAGGAAAATCTCATGGCACAGTTTTGGCCcaggtgggtgggatggggtaaaGAAGTAGGTTCTTCAGACAAGAAGCTGATAGATAACCCATACATTCCAATATCCCATCAttttgaaacaataaaaatatgtgcTGATAACAAGCACTGTAGACCTCAGACCTGTTGCAACCAGAAGGTTGATAATTGGGATTACCAAAACATTACCCTCTTACCTCACCACCGACAAGTCAGATGAAAGTCACACATCCTGCAGCTCTCACCCTAAATGGTGCCTTTAAAAAAACCtctagggctgccctggtggctcagtggtgaagaatccacggGCCAGTGCTGGAAACAGGGGGTCGtttcctggtctgggaggatcccacatgccgcagagcaactgggccctgtgccacgactactgagcctgtctgtgctctagagcttgggaaccacaactactgaaccccacGTGCCTGGAGCTCacgctctgaaacaagagaagccaccacaacgagatgCCTTCAGGACTATgtaaatgacacacacacacacacacataatggcaCCATGACAGTTTGAGGCAGACCAtaaaatgctgaagctgaagctccaatacttaggccacttgATGGGAATGAAGCaaactcattcgaaaagaccctgatgctgggaaagattgaaggcaggaggagaaggggatgacagaggatgagatggttggactacatcaccgactcaatggagatgctgctgctgctaagtcgcttcagtcatgtccgactctgtgcgaccccttagacggcagctcaccaggctcccctgtccctgggattctccaggcaagaacactggagtgggttgccatttccttttccaatgcatgaaagtgaaaagtgaaagtgaagtcactcagtcgtttctgactcttagcaatcccatggactgcagcctaccaggctcctctgtccatgggattttccaggcaagagtactggagtgggatgccattgccttctccgcaatggacatgagtttgagcaaattctgggagggggtgatggacagggaagtctggcgtgctgcagtccatggggttgcaaagagtcaaacatgactgagcgactgaacaacaacaataaaaggcATTAAAGGGAGCGGTGGCCCAGTTCCCTGGAAGTCCCTGTCCCTTTCCCCAAAGAATTGGAATAGCCCTCCCCTTACTACCCTATGAAATTACACTGCCCATAGAAACTAACCACCCCATATTTCAGGGCCCTCTCACCTTCTGCCTGTGGAATGTGTACCTCTGCTTTCCCTGTACTATGGTTCTCAAGCTCTCTCGCTTTTGAATTCTTTCCCACAAGAAGCCAAGGACCTTCACTTGGCAGCCAGGCCCAGGAACTCGCCAGAGACCTGGGACACGATCACCTTCTAGCATCCCATTTTCCTGGAACTTCTttacaaaaaatattaataaatctacTGATTACCTGTCACTTTACCTCTCACTGAATTACTTCCGTACTGAGACGTAAAGGACCtaagcttcattaagtcctgaaacAGTTGTGTGGTTTCAGTTGGAAGACTGCATTCGAGTCCCATCTGCAGTGTGCAATTTCCCGCCATTCTCCTTACAGCAGATGAACGGAGGTAATGTCTGCCACAAGCTGCTTCTCTCTCCAGTCCACCTGCACATACCTTGTGTGGCCCCGGGGCCAGGTAGGCAGAGCTGCCCAGGGGTTGCCCATGACACTGGGCACAATGGAGCTTGGAGGGGCTGGTCCAGAGCATCTGGGGATACGCTCTAGGGACATCACAGAAGCAGGGCCAGAGCTGTAGAGAAGGTTGAAGGAGAGCTGGCCAAATCTGGCTGAGTGAGAAAGAAGGAGCCTCTTGGGTAATCTCTGGGGATGGAGAAGTAGGTAAGGCCATGCAGTGACCTCAGACAGGACATGGCTTTCTCTTCATCAGCatagaggtggggtgggggccacGCAGAAAGTCCCACCTCAATCCCCCCACTTTCCCTGCAGTGTGACCACCAGGTGCTGTTGGGCACCTGTCCTTGTTTTTTCCCTTCCTACCCTCATCCCTGTAATGTCAGAGTAAGCCCCCTGTTCTGCTGATTGTACAATGAATAAGGAGGGATGGAGGcagatgggtggatagatggatgattAAGGGAGGAGCAGATGGAGAGGAACCAGAAAAAGAGAGACCAGAGAAGTAGgaggaaaactgagcagtggcacGGAAGTGAGGAGAGGGGTGAGGCGCATCCAGACACAAAAAAGACTGTGGGTGTGGATAGATGACAGTGAACATTTAGCTAAAAAGATCTCCAACAAAAGCTGAGGGCCATTGCATCTTCTCACACGGGACTCAGGACATAGGATGGGCCCAAATGGTGAGGTGCTGAGAGGTTGGTTCTGTGAATGCTGAGCTGCCGGGATGACCCTGCCTCTGAAACAAATCAGAGCAGTGGGTAGGGGGGACAGGGAAATTTCATCAACAAGCCAACGtgctccttggcttgtggcagcgGAGGGTATCCAGGGGCTGATTTGGGGTTCTGGGGACCTTGATGAGCCCGCACTGGGCTTTATCAGAAAAGGACGGAGGAGCTGGGCTTCAGAGCTCTGCCCGTTGGCTTGGCCACTAAATCGCAGGGTGGCATGAGGGGAACACCCATGTGGAGATTTGGAGGCACAGGCCTTTGCTGTGGGATGCTGTGGTCAAGCAATGTGAGGCAGGTGCTGCCTCTAGGTGTCACCATCAGGCCATGTTGGCATCAGCTGCAGCAGGAGTAGGAGGAAAGTGTTCCAGAGGAAATGAGGCCCTGGGACTCACTACCAGGCAGAGCAGCATCTCTGGCGACTGCAGCCTAGAAGAGCCTTCAGGGAGCCTTCCCAGACCTTGGAAGTCCTTGGGGCTGGAAGGAGTAGGTGGTAGGACGGAAGGACCCTTCTCTGTGGTCACTCAGCCCTGCCTGTTGAGGAAGGGGCTGTTGGGATCCCAAGAGATGTGAGAGGGTGGCTGCCACCTTTTCTGGTCTCCCCCAGTGTGGGAGTTCTTCTCTGGGGACTGCCCCACACCTTTGAAtccttcccacccccatctccactCCCTTCAGCCAGTCCCCACAGCAAAACCCCCCTACTCCGATCCCCCCTCCCCCACGCAGAGCATCTCTGGGGTTTACTCCCTTCAGCTCCAAGAATGGTCCAAACCACCTTTATCCTCCTCCACCCCTAGACAATGGCTGCCCTCTCTGATCAACTCTACCCAGCACATAGCAGTCAGAGTGATCTTGGTCAGACTCAGATCTGACCACTTCACTCCTCTGCTCCAAACCCTTCCATGGCTCCCCATCACCCTTGGGAGAAAGTGCAGAATCTTCCTCCCCAGGTGTGGGGCACTACAGTCACACACAGAGGAAGGagcaggaaaagagaaagtgGTCTTTGTCTTACCCTGTAAGGCtggagtcaactcttccatggCCCCTGGTCTCCTCTGGGATATAGCCTAGAACCCTCCACCTTTTGCTTCTGgctgtggtttgtttgtttgttttaatttatttatggctgcatccAGTCCTAGTTGTGAGCACGTGGGCTCTGAAGTTGTGGcacacggcttgtgggatcttagttccctgaccagggatcaatactttgtcccctgtgttggaacaggacttaatcactgaaccacctgggaagttccctggCTATACTTTTAAGGTTGACCACAAATTCTTTTCCACTCCTCCCATCAAGCAGTAAGATCCAATTCTCCTCCTCTTGAATCTGGGCGCCCTTAGCAGCTTGCTTGTAAAGAATAGaatacaacaaaaaagacactAAGGACTGACAAAGTCAATGTTCAGCAAAGTCTTGATAATTGGTGAATCTGATAGATTGCTGTGACAGTTTTATGTATTAACTTGATGGGGCTAAAGGATGCCCAGATAACTGATAAAacgttatttttcattttatttttgatttgtttCTGCCCTGAGGGTATTTccagaagagattagcatttgaatcaggaGACTGAATAAAGAAGAGCCTGGATACCATCCAATCCACTGTGGGCTGGGTTAGAACAAAAACGTGGAAGGAAGAGGAAAGTTGCTCCTTGTTGAGCTGGGACACCGATCTTCTGCCCTTGGACATCTCAGGCCTTTGGACTCTGACTAGGACTTACATCCTTGGCAAATGTGGTTCATAGACCTTTGAGTTTGGACTGGAACTATGCCACTGGCTTTCCTGAGCCTCTTTGCACACAGCAGAtggtgggacttctcagcctccactaTCACATGAGTCAATCCCTTATCATCTCATAACTGTATGAGGCAAGTATTataaacccattttacagatggtaaaaCTGAGCTTGGAGTAGTAAAATGATGTCCCCAAGGTCACAAGGTTCGTAAATGCAGAGTTGAATTTCAAAACTCTGGTGGTGTTTTCAAAGCGTCCTCATAGATTTTGCGCAATTGT
Above is a genomic segment from Ovis canadensis isolate MfBH-ARS-UI-01 breed Bighorn chromosome 14, ARS-UI_OviCan_v2, whole genome shotgun sequence containing:
- the PDP2 gene encoding pyruvate dehydrogenase [acetyl-transferring]-phosphatase 2, mitochondrial → MSSTVSYWILSSARKTIATLQGGQRLYSRYASNRIKSKGRLFPQGPATLKDHAAACGGIALQKAYRHTSTEEEDFHLQLSPEQVNEVLRAGESAHKILDLVSRAPDSVLRFESNQLAANSPVEDRGGIAACLQTNGLLFGIFDGHGGHACAQAVSERLFYYVAVSLMSQQTLEQMEEAMESMKPLLPILQWLKHPGDSIYKDVTSVHLDHLRVYWQELLNLQMEMGLNTEEALMYSFQRLDSDISLEIQAPLEDEMTRNLSLQVAFSGATACLAHIDGVHLHVANAGDCRAILGVQEDNGMWSCLPLTQDHNAWNPAELSRLKREHPESEDKTVIMENRLLGVLMPCRAFGDVQLKWSKELQRGVLQRGFDTEALNIYQFTPPHYYTPPYLTARPEVTYHRLRPQDKFLVLASDGLWDVLGNEDVVRLVVEHLAEEGQHKPDLAQKPTNLGLMQSLLQQRKAQGLHAADQNAATRLIRYAIGNNEYGEMEPERLSAMLTLPEDLARMYRDDITVTVVYFNSDSIGASSKGS